A part of Candidatus Manganitrophaceae bacterium genomic DNA contains:
- a CDS encoding Crp/Fnr family transcriptional regulator: protein MLDGKYLLLLQVSFFEDLSLEQLERLVPLLNEGTYRKNEVLFRANDPGSTLFILGSGRVKVTLTDRQGKEVILRLLQAGEIFGEMALLDGYPRSATVTALEKSHVYMLEREAFLRFIQGNPHWSLKMLATMSRRLRKANERIGAAIFSDAYGKVSRVLLDLIPEGEWRRAEGVQLHMKLTRQQLAAMAGVTRETFIRILKEFERAGVIRTEGKQIIILKQADLTREAL, encoded by the coding sequence ATGTTGGACGGGAAATACCTTCTCCTTCTTCAGGTCTCCTTTTTCGAGGATCTTTCGTTGGAGCAGTTGGAGCGGTTGGTCCCTCTGTTAAACGAGGGGACTTACCGAAAAAATGAGGTCCTCTTCCGGGCGAACGATCCGGGAAGCACCCTTTTCATCTTGGGGTCGGGGCGGGTCAAGGTGACGCTGACCGACCGGCAGGGGAAAGAGGTGATCCTCCGTCTGCTTCAAGCCGGCGAGATCTTCGGGGAGATGGCGCTGCTCGACGGCTATCCCCGGTCGGCGACCGTCACCGCGCTGGAGAAGAGCCATGTCTACATGCTCGAGCGGGAAGCGTTTCTCCGGTTCATTCAGGGGAATCCGCACTGGTCGTTGAAGATGCTCGCCACGATGAGCCGGCGGCTTCGAAAGGCGAACGAGCGGATCGGCGCGGCGATCTTCTCCGATGCCTACGGGAAGGTCAGCCGCGTCCTCCTCGATTTGATTCCGGAAGGGGAGTGGCGGCGGGCGGAGGGGGTGCAGCTTCATATGAAGCTGACCCGGCAGCAGCTGGCGGCGATGGCCGGCGTGACCCGCGAGACGTTTATCCGCATATTGAAGGAATTCGAGCGGGCCGGCGTGATCCGGACAGAAGGAAAGCAGATTATTATTTTGAAGCAGGCCGATCTCACTCGCGAGGCTTTGTGA
- a CDS encoding histidine--tRNA ligase — translation MAKYTLLKGFKDLLPEEAERWKWTESIAHETFSAFGFSLIRTPILEATELFTRSIGEATDIVEKEMYTFQDWDEKKVSLRPEGTAPTVRAYLEHNLAVHYGSPIKLYYLGPMFRHERPQAGRLRQFHQTGAEVIGDLDPRQDVELLSLLTHFFERLQIGDLTLEINSLGCPACRPAYRAALQAYFEQYLPELCEDCNRRFKTNPLRILDCKKDGCKEITRNAPSPIDHLCAECRDHFKAVREGLEQLQIPYQLQPHLVRGLDYYTKTAFELTTNKLGAQNAVAAGGRYDGLVEALGGPPTPAIGFALGMERVIQLIDPARIPAVRLQLFIAPLGKQAGQFLFPLLLALRKKKIRSEMGSDTLGLKNQMKRADRAGAAYVLIVGEDEMARGKAILRDMSTKVQEEIPLSTLTETIVTKLSAPSS, via the coding sequence ATGGCCAAATATACGTTACTCAAAGGCTTCAAAGACCTCCTCCCGGAAGAGGCCGAGCGTTGGAAGTGGACCGAATCGATCGCGCATGAAACCTTCTCCGCCTTCGGCTTCTCGCTGATCCGCACCCCGATCCTCGAAGCGACCGAGCTCTTCACCCGGAGCATCGGCGAAGCGACCGACATCGTCGAAAAAGAGATGTATACCTTTCAGGATTGGGACGAAAAAAAGGTGAGCCTTCGGCCGGAAGGGACCGCCCCGACGGTGCGGGCCTATCTGGAACACAACCTCGCGGTCCACTATGGCAGCCCGATCAAGCTCTACTATCTCGGCCCGATGTTCCGGCACGAGCGGCCCCAGGCGGGACGGCTCCGACAATTTCATCAGACCGGGGCGGAGGTGATCGGCGACCTCGATCCGCGCCAGGATGTCGAGCTCCTCTCACTGTTGACCCACTTCTTCGAGCGGCTTCAGATCGGCGACCTCACGCTTGAGATCAACTCGCTCGGCTGTCCGGCCTGCCGGCCGGCCTACCGCGCGGCGCTTCAGGCTTACTTCGAGCAGTATCTTCCGGAGCTCTGCGAGGACTGCAACCGGCGATTTAAGACCAACCCGCTCCGGATCTTGGATTGTAAAAAAGACGGCTGTAAGGAGATTACGCGGAACGCCCCCTCCCCGATCGACCACCTCTGCGCCGAATGCCGAGACCACTTTAAAGCGGTTCGTGAAGGGTTAGAGCAGCTCCAGATCCCGTATCAGCTTCAGCCGCATCTCGTCCGGGGACTCGACTATTACACGAAGACCGCCTTCGAGCTGACGACGAACAAACTGGGGGCGCAGAACGCGGTCGCCGCCGGCGGCCGCTATGACGGCCTCGTCGAAGCGCTCGGCGGTCCCCCGACCCCGGCGATCGGATTCGCCCTCGGGATGGAGCGGGTGATCCAGCTGATCGATCCGGCGCGAATCCCGGCGGTGCGCCTGCAGCTCTTTATCGCGCCGCTCGGAAAGCAGGCGGGGCAATTTCTCTTTCCTCTCCTCCTGGCGCTCCGTAAAAAAAAGATCCGGAGCGAAATGGGGAGCGACACCCTCGGCTTGAAGAACCAGATGAAGCGGGCCGACCGGGCCGGCGCGGCATACGTCCTGATCGTCGGAGAAGATGAAATGGCCCGCGGCAAGGCGATCCTCCGAGACATGTCGACCAAGGTGCAAGAGGAGATCCCGCTATCGACACTCACCGAAACGATCGTGACAAAGCTTTCCGCCCCCTCTTCCTAA
- a CDS encoding DUF1565 domain-containing protein has translation MDTHRNDRDKAFRPLFLSLLFFSLLSCGGGGGSPSTDPPKTYFVVPSSAGGNDSNAGTADAPFATITHALSVSQARDVIQVAAGTYTPGSATHLPTDPGETFPILIKEGVSVVGEPFQTNANAPGTVILGSGVYTSPTAGPLQAAVILAEGGSIARLTIRSQGGVGLIAEGVTGSISNSLFSTNKIGLFLIASHLSISNSAITGNETGIQSTAGDTSEIDQNVLSNNTAGAALGVRISDAGPALRQNQITGNPGGGVTVEGGAHPDLGGGGRSDGKNILSCNGGDLINQTDGAIFARNNLWDHAPPTPTDAVTPHGGTIDTLGATLSSPRCG, from the coding sequence ATCGACACTCACCGAAACGATCGTGACAAAGCTTTCCGCCCCCTCTTCCTAAGCCTCCTTTTCTTCTCCCTCCTCTCCTGCGGGGGCGGGGGAGGAAGCCCCTCGACCGATCCTCCGAAAACCTATTTTGTCGTCCCCTCTTCGGCCGGCGGCAACGACTCCAATGCCGGCACCGCCGACGCGCCGTTCGCCACGATCACACACGCCCTCTCGGTCTCCCAGGCAAGAGATGTCATCCAGGTGGCAGCCGGCACCTACACTCCCGGAAGCGCTACCCACCTTCCGACCGACCCCGGAGAGACCTTTCCGATTCTTATCAAAGAAGGGGTCTCGGTCGTCGGCGAGCCGTTTCAGACGAATGCCAACGCCCCAGGGACGGTGATCTTGGGAAGCGGGGTTTACACGAGCCCAACCGCCGGCCCACTTCAGGCGGCGGTCATTCTCGCCGAGGGAGGATCGATCGCCCGGTTGACCATCCGGAGCCAGGGAGGGGTCGGCCTGATCGCCGAGGGGGTCACCGGATCGATCAGCAATTCTCTTTTCAGCACCAACAAGATCGGCCTCTTCCTCATCGCAAGCCATCTGTCCATTTCAAACAGTGCGATCACCGGAAATGAAACCGGCATTCAGTCGACGGCGGGCGATACCAGCGAAATCGACCAGAACGTTCTCTCAAACAACACCGCCGGCGCCGCCCTCGGCGTCCGGATCTCCGACGCCGGCCCCGCACTGCGGCAGAACCAAATCACCGGAAACCCCGGCGGCGGCGTGACGGTGGAAGGCGGCGCTCATCCCGACCTGGGGGGCGGGGGACGGAGCGACGGAAAAAATATCCTGAGCTGCAACGGGGGCGACCTGATCAATCAGACCGACGGGGCGATCTTCGCCCGAAACAACCTCTGGGACCACGCTCCACCGACACCGACCGATGCCGTCACCCCCCATGGCGGGACCATCGACACGCTCGGGGCAACCCTCTCCTCCCCCCGTTGCGGTTAG
- a CDS encoding DUF4337 domain-containing protein, whose protein sequence is MADTKQDPWTTWVALTTTALAVMAAITTLYLGKFSSRAILLQGQETDQWAFFQAKSIKEHSFELEKVHLTLEAAMFRANMPQDASEQYQKILGQYEEKIKKYSVEKDEIKKKAEELEKEKLVSQSRGGNFGFALIFLQIAIMLSSISVITKKKPLWYVGLSLSIFGLFFFLDGFYLFY, encoded by the coding sequence ATGGCTGATACGAAACAAGATCCGTGGACGACCTGGGTGGCGCTCACGACCACGGCGCTGGCGGTCATGGCCGCCATCACGACCCTCTACTTGGGAAAGTTTTCCTCCCGCGCAATCCTCCTCCAAGGACAAGAGACCGACCAATGGGCCTTCTTTCAGGCGAAGAGCATCAAAGAGCACAGCTTCGAGCTGGAGAAGGTCCATCTGACGCTCGAGGCGGCGATGTTTCGGGCCAATATGCCGCAAGACGCCTCCGAGCAATATCAAAAAATCCTCGGTCAATACGAAGAGAAGATTAAAAAATACAGCGTCGAGAAAGATGAGATCAAAAAGAAGGCGGAAGAGCTGGAGAAAGAGAAGCTCGTTTCGCAGAGCCGCGGGGGAAACTTTGGCTTCGCGCTGATCTTTCTTCAGATTGCGATCATGCTCTCTTCTATATCGGTCATCACCAAGAAAAAACCGCTTTGGTATGTCGGCCTTTCCCTCTCGATCTTCGGTCTGTTCTTTTTCCTCGACGGCTTTTATCTCTTCTATTAA
- a CDS encoding integration host factor subunit beta — MTKAELIEKVAAQYTVLTKRQTEILVNTFFDSIKEALAKGDKIEIRGFGSFRIRHRRMREGRNPKTGSLVTVPAKRVPFFKAGKELKELVDRG; from the coding sequence ATGACCAAAGCAGAACTGATTGAAAAGGTCGCAGCGCAGTACACCGTTTTGACGAAACGCCAGACGGAGATCTTGGTGAACACCTTTTTCGACAGCATCAAGGAAGCGCTGGCGAAGGGGGACAAGATCGAGATCCGAGGCTTCGGCAGCTTCCGCATCCGACATCGGCGAATGCGCGAGGGGCGCAACCCGAAGACCGGCAGTCTGGTGACGGTCCCGGCGAAGCGGGTTCCTTTTTTCAAGGCCGGAAAAGAGCTGAAGGAATTGGTCGACCGGGGCTGA
- the sppA gene encoding signal peptide peptidase SppA: protein MADRKPFLVGGLYFLLFALLFFVFTFWMARAIRGGERGGWRSGERIALIRIEGVIADSKEVVEELHRYRDDEGIKAILLRIDSPGGAVVPSQEIYDEVKKIREAGKKKVVTSMGTVAASGGYYIAAASDRIIANPGTLTGSIGVIMELVNVEGLLQKIGVEGVVIKSGENKDVGSPFRKMTDKEHALLQHVMDDVHAQFIEAVAEGRSLKVETVRAFADGRIFSGRQAKEIGLVDELGTLQDAIKRTGQLAGIQGEPQTVEAQKRSPLFDFLRNQFLGKWEGPHFPSTSVRLNYLLSF, encoded by the coding sequence ATGGCAGATCGGAAACCGTTTCTCGTCGGAGGGCTCTACTTCCTTCTCTTTGCGCTCCTCTTTTTTGTTTTTACCTTCTGGATGGCCCGGGCGATTCGAGGCGGAGAACGGGGAGGATGGCGCTCGGGGGAGCGGATTGCGCTCATCCGAATCGAAGGGGTCATCGCCGATTCGAAAGAGGTGGTGGAGGAGCTGCACCGCTACCGCGACGATGAGGGGATCAAAGCAATTCTCCTTCGGATCGACAGCCCCGGCGGCGCGGTGGTCCCCTCTCAAGAGATCTATGACGAGGTGAAGAAGATCCGCGAAGCGGGAAAGAAGAAGGTCGTCACCTCAATGGGGACGGTCGCTGCGTCGGGCGGCTACTATATCGCCGCGGCCTCGGATCGGATCATCGCCAATCCGGGGACGCTGACCGGCAGCATCGGGGTCATCATGGAGCTGGTCAATGTCGAGGGGCTGCTTCAAAAAATCGGGGTCGAGGGGGTGGTCATCAAGAGCGGCGAGAACAAGGATGTCGGCTCCCCCTTTCGGAAGATGACCGACAAAGAGCACGCGCTGCTGCAGCATGTGATGGATGACGTCCACGCCCAATTTATCGAGGCGGTGGCGGAGGGGCGATCGCTCAAAGTCGAGACGGTCCGCGCCTTCGCCGACGGCCGGATCTTCAGCGGCCGGCAGGCGAAGGAGATCGGTCTGGTGGACGAGTTGGGGACCCTTCAGGATGCGATTAAGCGGACGGGGCAGTTGGCCGGCATCCAGGGGGAGCCTCAGACGGTGGAGGCGCAGAAGCGATCACCTTTGTTTGACTTCCTCCGGAATCAATTTTTGGGAAAGTGGGAGGGCCCGCACTTTCCGTCGACGTCGGTTCGTCTGAACTATCTCCTCTCCTTTTGA
- a CDS encoding 30S ribosomal protein S1: protein MRGDKRSFMSKLRRTAFENDEMMDSQKSQERTELEALYAETFKNLQEGSVVEGTILSIQEDGIMVDIGYKSEGMVNKQEFSPEELSKLQAGQTILIYLEEREDAEGNIILSKEKADRMKIWKEIEDVHQKDAVIEGKVISRIKGGMIVDIGVKAFLPGSQIDLRPVRDLDQLIGKTFPMKIIKMNHRRGNIVVSRRVLLEESRDKKRQTTLAGLQEGQVVEGQVKNITEYGAFIDLGGIDGLLHITDMSWGRVGHPSELFMVGDKVSVVVLKYDKETGRVSLGYKQKMPDPWTHVDEKYSVGTRVNGKVVSLTDYGAFVELEPGVEGLVHISEMSWAHEAKHPSKIVSVGDRVNAVILNVDRKGRKISLGMKQVEPNPWDRAEQRYTSGTRITGKVRSITDFGIFVGLEEGIDGLIHISDISWTRHVKHPSEVFKKGQQIEAVVLKVDREKERISLGFKQLSSDPWETEIPQKYRVGTGVRGKVTKITDFGVFVELEENVEGLIHISESGVEAPARVEDVYHIGNEVDAKIIRIDSAERKIALSVREHRRETDKEALDQYHSSQGKLDQSLGAVASKITRRTKKGEEGKES, encoded by the coding sequence ATGAGAGGAGATAAAAGATCTTTTATGTCAAAGTTGAGAAGAACAGCATTTGAAAACGATGAAATGATGGACAGCCAGAAAAGCCAGGAGCGGACGGAGCTGGAAGCGCTCTATGCCGAGACGTTCAAAAATCTTCAAGAGGGGAGCGTGGTCGAAGGAACAATCCTCTCGATTCAAGAAGACGGCATCATGGTCGACATCGGATACAAATCCGAAGGGATGGTCAACAAGCAGGAATTCTCGCCGGAGGAGCTCTCCAAGCTCCAGGCGGGCCAGACGATCCTCATCTATCTGGAGGAACGGGAAGATGCCGAGGGGAATATCATCCTCTCGAAGGAAAAAGCCGACCGGATGAAGATCTGGAAGGAGATTGAAGATGTCCACCAGAAGGATGCGGTCATCGAGGGAAAGGTCATCTCCCGAATCAAAGGGGGAATGATCGTCGACATCGGGGTCAAAGCCTTTTTGCCCGGCTCTCAGATCGACCTCCGTCCCGTCCGAGACCTCGACCAGCTGATCGGGAAAACCTTCCCGATGAAGATCATCAAGATGAATCATCGGCGGGGGAATATCGTCGTCTCCCGGCGGGTCTTGCTCGAGGAGTCGCGCGACAAGAAGCGGCAGACGACGCTCGCTGGACTGCAAGAGGGACAGGTGGTCGAAGGACAGGTGAAGAATATCACCGAATATGGCGCCTTCATCGACCTGGGCGGCATCGACGGTCTGCTCCACATTACCGACATGTCATGGGGCCGCGTCGGCCATCCCTCCGAGCTTTTCATGGTTGGAGACAAGGTCTCGGTCGTCGTCCTCAAGTACGACAAGGAGACCGGCCGGGTCTCGCTCGGCTACAAGCAGAAGATGCCCGATCCCTGGACCCATGTCGACGAGAAATATTCGGTCGGCACCCGGGTCAACGGCAAGGTCGTCAGCCTCACCGATTACGGCGCCTTTGTCGAATTGGAGCCGGGGGTCGAAGGCTTGGTCCACATCTCCGAGATGTCGTGGGCGCATGAGGCGAAACATCCGTCGAAGATCGTCTCGGTCGGAGACCGGGTCAATGCGGTCATCCTCAACGTCGACCGCAAGGGGAGAAAGATCTCGCTCGGCATGAAGCAGGTCGAGCCGAACCCGTGGGACCGCGCCGAGCAGCGCTATACCTCCGGCACCCGGATTACCGGGAAGGTTCGGAGCATCACCGACTTCGGCATCTTCGTCGGTCTGGAAGAGGGGATCGATGGTTTGATCCACATTTCGGACATCTCCTGGACCCGCCACGTGAAGCATCCCTCCGAAGTCTTCAAGAAGGGGCAGCAGATCGAGGCGGTGGTTTTGAAAGTCGACCGTGAGAAAGAGCGGATCTCGCTTGGCTTCAAGCAGCTCAGCTCCGATCCGTGGGAGACCGAGATTCCGCAGAAGTATCGGGTCGGCACCGGGGTCCGTGGAAAGGTCACCAAGATCACCGATTTCGGCGTCTTCGTCGAGCTGGAAGAGAATGTCGAGGGGCTGATTCATATCAGCGAGTCGGGGGTCGAAGCGCCGGCCCGGGTTGAAGATGTCTATCATATCGGCAACGAGGTCGATGCGAAGATCATTCGGATCGACTCCGCCGAGCGGAAGATTGCTCTCTCGGTGAGGGAGCATCGGCGCGAGACGGACAAAGAGGCGCTCGATCAATACCACAGCAGCCAAGGAAAGCTCGATCAGTCGCTCGGCGCGGTGGCGAGCAAAATCACCCGTCGGACCAAAAAGGGCGAAGAGGGAAAAGAGTCTTAA
- the ispH gene encoding 4-hydroxy-3-methylbut-2-enyl diphosphate reductase yields the protein MEIYIAENAGFCFGVKRAVKMAFDAAEKYQGEVHSLGPLIHNPQVVERLAEKGVEKVERLDQVENGVVILRSHGVSSPQVVKEAEARGLEVIDATCPFVTNAQRYANQLVEEGYQVVMVGDRNHPETQSVLGHAGGEILVTEDFEEIKQMLNRFTKKRLGIISQTTQTYGKFSEIVVKSLQICEEVKIFNTICYATEDRQTEAQVLAEKVDVMVVVGGKNSANTTHLADICREKGVRVYHVETAQELEPGWFTGVARTGVTAGASTPDWIIQGVIDYLKKL from the coding sequence ATGGAAATTTATATCGCTGAGAATGCAGGTTTCTGTTTTGGGGTGAAGCGGGCGGTCAAGATGGCGTTCGACGCCGCCGAGAAATACCAGGGAGAGGTTCATAGCCTCGGTCCGTTGATCCACAACCCTCAGGTGGTGGAGCGGCTGGCGGAGAAAGGGGTGGAGAAGGTCGAGCGGCTCGATCAGGTCGAGAATGGAGTCGTCATCCTTCGTTCCCACGGCGTGTCCTCCCCCCAGGTCGTCAAAGAGGCGGAGGCGCGTGGGCTGGAGGTCATCGATGCGACCTGTCCCTTTGTCACCAATGCCCAACGCTACGCCAACCAGCTGGTGGAAGAGGGATACCAGGTGGTGATGGTCGGCGATCGGAACCATCCCGAAACCCAAAGCGTCCTCGGGCATGCCGGCGGAGAGATCTTGGTGACCGAGGATTTTGAAGAGATTAAGCAGATGCTCAACCGGTTTACCAAGAAGCGGCTTGGCATCATTTCTCAAACGACGCAAACTTATGGAAAATTTTCTGAGATTGTAGTAAAATCCCTCCAAATCTGCGAGGAGGTAAAAATCTTCAACACCATCTGTTACGCCACCGAGGATCGCCAGACCGAAGCACAGGTCCTTGCCGAGAAGGTGGACGTCATGGTGGTGGTCGGAGGAAAGAACTCCGCCAATACGACCCATCTCGCCGACATCTGCCGGGAGAAGGGGGTTCGGGTTTACCATGTTGAGACGGCTCAGGAACTGGAGCCGGGTTGGTTTACCGGGGTTGCGCGGACCGGGGTGACGGCGGGGGCTTCCACGCCCGATTGGATTATTCAAGGGGTTATCGACTATTTAAAAAAGCTTTAA
- a CDS encoding 1-acyl-sn-glycerol-3-phosphate acyltransferase, protein MESTRAMVSADLEREPGFWAGVFYRIAHIVVWMLARLFFRLQVIGVSEIPREGGVIVAANHNSYFDIPLLGCALFRRADNIAKAELFQNRLVGALFRMFGGFPVRRGTIDRQALAEAVGRLRAGHLLAMYPEGTRSKDGRLQPPKPGIGMIVAQSGAKVVPAFIRGTDPVRPFKPVTVVFGKPIDFKAEIELFQAAEKEGMNPKKLYATISQEIMTQIAALEKELSERNC, encoded by the coding sequence ATGGAATCGACGCGTGCGATGGTATCAGCGGATCTGGAGAGAGAACCCGGTTTTTGGGCGGGGGTCTTCTATCGAATCGCCCATATCGTGGTCTGGATGCTGGCGAGGCTCTTTTTCAGGCTGCAGGTCATCGGTGTTTCGGAGATCCCGCGCGAAGGGGGGGTCATTGTGGCGGCCAATCACAACAGCTACTTTGACATCCCGCTCCTCGGCTGCGCCCTCTTCCGCCGGGCCGACAACATTGCCAAGGCCGAGCTCTTTCAAAACCGGCTCGTCGGCGCGCTCTTTAGGATGTTCGGCGGGTTTCCGGTCCGGCGTGGGACCATCGACCGGCAGGCGCTGGCCGAAGCGGTCGGCCGGCTGAGGGCGGGACATCTTCTTGCGATGTACCCGGAGGGAACCCGAAGCAAGGATGGACGGCTCCAGCCGCCGAAGCCGGGAATCGGAATGATCGTCGCCCAGTCGGGGGCGAAGGTGGTCCCGGCGTTCATCCGGGGGACCGACCCGGTTCGCCCATTTAAGCCGGTGACGGTCGTTTTCGGAAAGCCGATCGATTTTAAGGCCGAGATCGAGTTGTTTCAGGCGGCCGAAAAAGAAGGTATGAATCCAAAAAAGCTTTATGCTACAATTTCACAGGAAATCATGACCCAAATCGCCGCCCTGGAGAAAGAGTTGTCGGAGAGGAATTGTTGA
- a CDS encoding (d)CMP kinase, translating to MKRLIIAIDGPAAAGKSTAAKGLARRLGYLYLDSGALYRALSWKVLQQKVNPEIERDVEATCQPVTIVLRQEGEQTKVWVDEVEATPHLRQPEVTRISSIISTYTGVRKKLLSIQRSIGAGGGVVMEGRDIGTVVFPNADVKFYLDATTPIRGLRRHKELEQKGIPSDLEKTTREIEERDLKDSRRNIAPLRKSEDAIVIDSTPLDLDAVIGEMLRAIEMRLQTDRAQGAERRERSN from the coding sequence ATGAAAAGACTGATCATCGCGATCGACGGTCCGGCGGCGGCCGGAAAGAGCACCGCGGCGAAGGGATTGGCCCGGCGCCTCGGCTATCTTTATCTCGACTCGGGGGCGCTCTACCGGGCGCTTTCGTGGAAGGTGCTCCAGCAAAAGGTCAATCCTGAAATCGAGCGCGACGTCGAGGCGACTTGCCAGCCGGTCACGATCGTGCTTCGGCAAGAGGGAGAGCAGACGAAGGTTTGGGTCGACGAGGTCGAAGCGACCCCGCACCTGCGGCAGCCGGAGGTGACCCGGATCTCTTCGATTATTTCAACCTACACCGGGGTACGAAAGAAGCTCCTGTCGATTCAGCGGTCGATCGGCGCCGGCGGCGGGGTGGTGATGGAGGGGCGCGATATCGGCACGGTCGTCTTCCCGAACGCCGACGTCAAATTCTATCTCGACGCCACGACGCCGATCCGCGGGCTGCGGCGGCACAAGGAGCTGGAGCAAAAAGGGATTCCGTCCGATCTGGAGAAAACGACTCGGGAGATCGAAGAGCGCGATTTGAAAGACAGCCGACGGAACATCGCTCCGCTCCGAAAAAGCGAAGATGCCATCGTGATCGACTCCACCCCGTTGGACCTCGATGCGGTGATCGGCGAAATGCTCCGTGCAATCGAGATGCGGCTCCAGACCGATCGCGCGCAGGGGGCCGAGCGGCGAGAGCGGTCGAATTAA
- the aroA gene encoding 3-phosphoshikimate 1-carboxyvinyltransferase, with protein MRTVLKKAPLRGTIAVPGDKSITHRGVIFAALAEGPSKVVGYLPSEDCERTIAAFQGMGVSITVETVDGVPSLQVEGKGLWGLTEPTGVIDCGNSGTTLRLLTGLLAGRPFFSVLTGDASLRKRPMRRVIDPLRTMGAEIFGRSGGTLAPLAISGKKLTGIETRLSIASAQVKSAILLAGLTAAGVTTVSEPSRSRDHTERMLRSLGARFEEREGRLSIVGGAPYSGKRIEVPGDLSSAAFFLVAGAIVDGSEITIQKVGVNPTRTGILDVLKAMGAEITITPRPPMGDEPVADLTVRAGALRGTVIRGELIPRTIDEFPILCIAAAAAEGETVVRDAEELRVKESDRIAAMAKGLRGMGITVEEFPDGMRIEGSRQWKGTFCETHGDHRIAMAMTVAGLMAEGGNEIDDVACINTSFPGFLGLLSKLTA; from the coding sequence ATGAGAACGGTGTTGAAAAAAGCGCCCCTCCGCGGGACGATTGCGGTACCCGGGGATAAATCGATTACCCACCGAGGGGTGATCTTCGCCGCGCTGGCGGAGGGGCCGAGCAAGGTGGTCGGCTATCTGCCCTCCGAGGATTGCGAGCGGACGATCGCCGCCTTTCAGGGGATGGGTGTTTCGATCACCGTCGAGACGGTCGACGGCGTTCCCTCGCTTCAGGTCGAGGGGAAAGGGCTCTGGGGATTGACCGAGCCGACCGGTGTGATCGACTGCGGAAACTCCGGCACGACCCTTCGGCTGCTGACCGGCCTCCTGGCCGGCCGGCCGTTCTTCTCGGTCCTCACCGGAGACGCCTCGCTTCGAAAGCGGCCGATGCGGCGGGTGATCGATCCCCTTCGGACGATGGGCGCGGAGATTTTCGGGCGCTCTGGGGGAACCCTCGCCCCGCTGGCGATCTCGGGAAAGAAGCTGACCGGCATCGAGACCCGCCTCTCGATCGCAAGCGCCCAGGTGAAATCGGCGATTCTCCTGGCCGGGCTCACGGCCGCGGGGGTGACGACCGTTTCGGAGCCGAGCCGGTCGCGCGACCACACCGAGCGGATGCTCCGCTCTCTCGGCGCCCGGTTCGAGGAGCGGGAGGGGCGGTTGTCGATTGTCGGCGGCGCCCCTTATTCCGGCAAGCGGATCGAGGTGCCGGGCGATCTCTCCTCGGCGGCGTTTTTCCTGGTCGCGGGAGCGATCGTCGACGGCTCCGAGATCACGATTCAAAAGGTCGGTGTCAATCCGACACGCACCGGCATTCTTGATGTGTTGAAGGCGATGGGGGCCGAGATCACGATCACCCCGCGCCCGCCGATGGGGGATGAGCCGGTCGCCGACCTCACCGTCCGGGCCGGTGCGTTGCGCGGAACGGTCATCCGAGGGGAGCTGATCCCCCGGACGATTGATGAATTTCCGATCCTCTGCATCGCCGCCGCGGCGGCGGAGGGGGAGACCGTGGTGCGGGATGCGGAGGAGCTGCGGGTGAAAGAGAGCGACCGGATTGCCGCGATGGCCAAAGGGCTTCGGGGGATGGGGATCACGGTGGAGGAGTTTCCCGACGGGATGCGGATTGAGGGGAGCCGACAGTGGAAGGGGACCTTCTGCGAGACGCACGGCGACCATCGGATCGCGATGGCGATGACGGTCGCAGGCCTGATGGCGGAGGGGGGAAATGAGATCGACGATGTCGCCTGCATCAACACCTCTTTCCCGGGGTTCCTCGGATTGTTATCGAAGCTGACCGCGTAG